ttatatggtttcactcatatggagactataaaaaatagtgaaagggattgtaggggaaaggagagaaaatgagtgggaaaaattagagagggtgacaaaacatgagaaactcctaactctgggaaatgaacaaggggtagtggaaggggaggtgggtggagggatggagtgactgggtgacgggcactgaggggggcacttgacaggatgagtactgggtgttatatgttggcaaatcgaactccaataaaaatatatatatatatatatatatatatatatatatataaataaaaaaaataaaatgagttctgACCATCCAGATCATACTTGGGGCATGTTctgtctcaaaaagaaaaatcaaggaaaaataagaatacataCTGACTTctctaaaattcaaatgaaagaaacaaatctCTTACTCTAATGAGGGCATCAAAATAAAACAGGTAAAAATGTCTTTGGAATCCCTCATAGTCACACAAATCATCCCCAAGTCCTTTACCAATGGGGACCAATGAATAGTCTACTTGGCATCTGATATGTCTACACCAGATCTTGTTGGTAACCAGGGCTCTGGGTAATAGTCAGGGTCCTCACCTCAGCACCAGCATGGCCAGGTGAAAACTGTCAGGTGGCCAGGCGGCTTATGCTGTGGAGCCACTCAATTCTTGTTCTGGGTGAAGGTGGAGTATGCTAACAGATCCAGCAGGTGCAAAGCCAGGTTGGGATTAGGAAGAAGGCAAGTCCTTCAGAATGGgttgggggggcaggtggggaaagGAGGCTTCGAGGGAAGAAAAACCCTGGTAACAGGAGATGGAGAATAATTCTGCCctccatttttaataaagattcattcattcattcattcattcattcgttcatccatgagagacacacagagagagacagagacacaggcagagggagaagcaggctccccatgggaacccaatgcgggattccattctgggactctgagatcactccctgagccaaaggcagacgctcaaccactgagccacccaggtgtcccttttacCCTCCATTGACCTTTCTTCCACCTGTGTTCCTTCCTCACGTAATGACCTTGCCAGCCACACACTCTTGGAACTCAAAGAGACTCACCTTTCATTtgttctccctcttccctgtcaCCCCTGTATTATCTGTAGGTCCCTTTGGAATTTGACTTGTGCTTTTTCTCAAATTCATTCCTCTAATCCATCTCCCAGCTAcgcctctcctctctgtctctgcaaaGCCTTTCCAATACTTAATATGTCTTTATCTCCATCTCATGTCTGTACAGTGTCTTCCTATGCATTCTCCACAAAATGTCACCTTCTCTGGGGAGCCTTCCACTCTGTTCTGCACTTTGCACTGAGCATGAGGTAGCATTGTACTGTGCTTTAATCATCTATTTAGTGTCTGAGGCAGGGACTATGTCCTGTTTACCACTGTAGCCCAAGGCCCTGGGTTGAGTGAGTTAGAGGACTCCTGGGCTCCATCTCCGTCCAGACACCTTACCTCAATAGATAAGTGGGGAGGCTCCAGAGAGATATCTTTTAGGACCAGCATGGACCTCCCCGTATCTTCCACCTTGGCAATGCCAGACACGCGGATCAGCTTCTCATCTGTCAGCTTGTTTCTATAATTTTCGTAGGGTAGCAAGAGCGGCCACTGTATCTCTAAGCACAGACAAAAGACACCTTGAGtctggaaggaaagagagaggggcagggagagagagaatatgtgtatatgtgagaGAGAGTATGCGTGTGAGTCTATATGTGTGTGCAAGTATATTTGTgtgacagagagggggagagatgcAGTGTACTTACCCTATACCCACTGCCCCCAGGGGTCACTGCTATGTTTCCCCTAGTGGGATGGTATCAGAGGCACAGCACATGGCATGCAATCTCCTGCCAACAGCAGCTTCActgtctggtgtgtgtgtgtgtgtgttggggtgccGGGATCTCTGTGTAATCTGGCTGAACCATCCCTGCTTCGTTTATGACCCCAAAGTTCCCATCCTTATTGGTGCCTTTCCCGGCCTACCCTATACTCACCCTCCCCAAAGTCCAGGTCCAAGTGCACTGTTTGCCTCCAAAGGGGTTCCCGGGTGTCACCCTGGTGCAATAGGGCCTGCGCACTGAAGCGCACCACCAGTCTGATGGGACCCCGGGGATGGACTCTGTCTGGCACCCTCCGGGCATGCAGCTTCAGCATCAGGTCATGACCCCACTCAGGTGTCTTGGCCAGGTGAAGCTGCAGCTGTGCTGGCTGATCCTGAGAGCCCCTAGACCCAAGCAGATCTAGGAAGGGAGAAGAGGCCCTTCTTGGGCTCAGCATTTTCCGGGAAGCCTTCATGAACACAGATCGCTCCTCGGGGGATCCTGGCAGAAAGAAGAACCAGGAAAGCCTTCAGTGAGGAGGGATTGAGAGGAGCAGTGGCCTTCTTGGGGGAAAGAAGCTACCCCAAAAACTCACAGCTCCCCTCCCAAAACCCCAGCCACGTGAATAGCTGCATCAGGAGGTGATATAGCATCATGGCTAAGAACATGGGGATTGGTGTTGCTTGATTGgtgctgggttcaaatccttgcTCAGGCACAGTTCCTTAATCTCTGGGTACTCAgttcttttatcttattttttgaagattttatttatttattcataagagacacacacagagagaggcagaggcacaggcagaaagtgaagcagactccctgcagggagcccaatgcaggacttgatcccaggaccctgggaccacaccctgagccaaaggcagatagatgctcagccactgagccacccagatgcccctccattCTTTTATCTGTAACTGAGGTCTAACTCCTTGCCTCCTAGAGCTGCCAAAAATTTGAGTTATATAAGTTGCAGAATATAAGCACCTAGTGTTGTTCTTTGTCTTCAGTATTGCCACCATCATTGCTGTCATCATCATCAAAGCCGAATACTTCTTCCCCCACCAGCATCCTCACTTCTAAAATACATGCTCAAGTCTTCTGAATGGATCTTTGTCTTTTGCTCCTGGGGGCTACTCAATATTCAGGCTGAGCCCTAACTCACCCAAACTGTGGACTTCTCTAGAACAGCTACTGTGTACCAGAGGCACTGCTCCAAGTGCTTTCTGTGTATCCACTCATTTGCCCTCATGAGAGCCCTCTGAAATGCCATtaacccattttataaatgaggaagtaGAGGCACAGGGATGGTAAGAACATATCCAGGCTTACATAGCTAGAACCTAGGAGGGCCTTGGTTAGTACTCAAGCAGCATGACTTCCCCTGGCCTCCACAGGGACATCTACACCCTTCCACAGGCCAGGCATCCTTTCCCTcctgaagcatctgccttccccctTGCTGCTACCCCCTGCTGCCATGACATAATGAGATTGTGATATGACCCTAGGACAGAGTTGCCAGGTAAAATAAAGGACATTgtatttgaatttcaggtaaatttgaattttagatatacaatgaataatttttagcTAAATATACTGCATACTATATTTAGGACACACTTatactaataaaatatttgcttatcTGAATTTATCTggaattcagatttaactgggcACCCTCTGTTTTTATTTGCTCAATTTAGCAACTCTAGGGCCATGTGGCCAGGGTCCAGGAAAGCCAGAGTTTGCCACGAGGAGGAAGTGATCAGGTGGTGATGATTTTAACACGAGTAAGCCATCCTCACTGGGAGGCACAGAAAGGAGGGTCTACCCACCCCCCTTCCCTGAATCCCCAGGGCCCCAAGCACCTTCTGGATACTTGTAGGAACCGGTAATGTTCTGGCGCTGATCTGACCCTACCATCTTGGTGCTGATTTCCTTCCCAATGGAACTGGTGTTATGGACCAGGATTTCCTGGGCCTGACCATTCCTGAAGAGCCAAATGACTTCATCAGCATTCACCTCCGCGTATACAAATGGGGTGTCATAGGGCAAGTGGACCTCCCCTTCCCTGACGGCCTTCACAGAGGCAGGGCCACAGCAGAACAGGCCTGTGGAGGGAACAGAAGTTGAGGATGGCTGACAGCTGCTAGCATGTGGACTGGGATGGGtggttggggagggggggtgggcaggggccagTAGGGAGATGGGACGGAGAAAACCCACATCTACCGAGTACTCTCAGGTTCCCACAGATTCATCTGATCTTCACACCCACCCTGTGAAGTGGCATTTATTATCTtccccactttacaggtgaggaagcaACTGAGAGGTCCTGTGACTCATCAGGGTCATCCAGTTGaaagcaacaaagagaaaaacactaCTCACTACTCCTTTCTGGCCTCCTGCTCTTGTGGTCAGTCCCCCTGCCAACATCCCCACGGAGCCCAGACCCTTCCAGAGTGGCCCTTACTCACCATTGCTGgtttgctggggggtggggtccaAAACCTGCCAACCATTGTATCCTGGTGGGAGGTCTTTCCGGATCATCCAGCACTCATTCCAGACGTGGAAATTCCTACAGTAAGGAGATGAGAATCATGTTTTCAGATTTGCCAGGTACTGGGCACTATACTGAGTGCTATAATTtatatcagttttttaaaattaaagtgtagttgacatacaatattgtattagtttcaggtgcacgatatagtgatttaacatttatataaattaggAAGTGATCACCATGAAAAATCTAGCTACCGTCTGGTACTGTACAAAGTTGTTATGTATTAATTATATCTCCcccattttttacttatttgaaagtaATTTCAAGCTTATGGTAAAGTCACAAGcatagtacaaaaaaaaatccatctatccatctgtgATTACCATTCTGccccatttgctttatcattGGCTTTCTCTCAGTATGGATATGAAGACtatgaatacattttttcttttgtttttttacctcaGTGTGTATTTTCTAAGAATAGAGATCTTCCCCTACATAATCGTGAACAGTTATCAACCTCATACATTTACTATTGATATAATATCTTTATCTAATTTACTGTCTATACTTCAGTTTTGTCAGCTGACCTACTAATGTCCTTTACAGCATTCCTTTCTGCCCAGTCCAGGATCAGACATTACATCTAGTTGTGCAGTGTCCTTTGGTCTGTTTGGATCTGGAGTATTTCTTCAACCTTTGTTTTATTACATTGACATTTTGAATacagtattcatttatttgccaGAGTGATCCTCATTTTGAacttgtctgatgtttcctcatgattagatttggATTATGCATTCATACACAGAATTCTACATAAGTGATAACAGCCTTCCCAAATATACTACTGCTGATTGAATGGGGGATGCTTCGGGCCCCTAGGAGCTCAGAGAAGGAGGGGCTCCAAAGACAACTGCTAGTTCTCACACAACTCAAAGATCTTACCTGGAAACtggctggaaaaggaaaaacagaaaatcagatTTTCAGTAGAGCCGAGGAGAAAGGAACATAGGAAGAGACTAGAGATAAAGAAATGACAGGACAtacagagatacacacacatacatacatacacgtGCAGAGGGGGAATGAGGTGGGTAGAGAAAACAGCAAGAGGGACTGAGAAAGTAGACAGAGGCAGTGAGTTCAGGCTTTGCCCTAACAGGGCAAGCAGAGAATGGCACTAACAGAATGACTCAAAGAAGGAAGAATAAGAGGCATACAGATTATAAGGTTACTATTCACAGAACACATGATGTATTCATTCGGTTGTGGGCTTCAGTGTTGTCCCATAGTCTTCTATCTCTGAAATGAGTGTGCTGTGATTATCTAATTAGCCAGAACAGTTTCCTAGGTTGGGGAATTACTCCCTGGGCACCAACAACAAAGTGCAGGGTAATGCACTACCTCAAGACCAGAGAGGATCATGTCAGAGTTTCCCTACCCTTCCTGAAACAGAGCAGAGATCTGTTTGAGACCATGCCCCTTACCATATTTTGTCTCGTTTCTGAATTGGCAGCATCTCTGCATTTTGGTCAAAGTAGGTGTCGATGGTTAAGTTCCCATCCATGTTGTGTGCAGAACGGAAATTGGAAACCACACGAGTTGGAACACCTAAACATCTCATTACTAAAGAGAAGGAAAGTATGGAAATTTGCTGAGTTCATTTCAAGCAGAATCATTGGTTTCCCATGCATACTTTCTAAGTTTTaagctggaggaaagaaagaaggccaAGACTCTTACAAATCCATACCTGTAACTCCTCTATTCTCAGAGCACTGCACCCAGGCCCAGAACCCTGCTGCCTACCTGCCCCATCGATGGTCTCCATCCCACTAGGAGAAAGAAATCATTTGAAGGTTACTTAAAACACCAATATGCAACTCAATTTATAACTTGGGGCTTTTTCTGTTCAGCAGCtttccaaattaaaaacagagaacctaaaacatttgctaatttgaaagaaaattttaaagactttaggCCTTACGCTGTGGCCAGTTTCAGAAGAGAAGCTGTCTGACCTTAGTTAGGTAAGTGGCTTAACTTCTTTGAGACTTAGTCTCCTGTATGTAACAAAATAAGGAATTGGACTACATGATTTTCAGTCCTGAAATTCTAAATGTGTAATTCTACTGAAATACAAGAGTTTGGAGGAGgtaagaaagaaattcaagaaaggaCAGAAGGGCAATATACACTTAACAAAGATAAGTGGCAGACCTCAGAGACAAAGGGAACCTGCAGGGCCAAGGAGGCAACAACCATCTTTGATAAGGCAACAGCATCCTCTTGTGGCTTCTCAGGATAGTACTACAAAGGCTTTTTAAAGCTGAGTTAAGATTTCACTTAAGTAATTAAGATCTATTCATACAAAGCAGATATTACAACACCTACACTACCACCACACACAAGTGCatgtggcacacacacacacacacacacacacacacacacacacacacctgcccagGACCAAATAAAATCAAGCCAAGAGCCAGATATGACTTTGGAACATAGATCCCCACCTCAGCTAACGAGACAAGGAGTTCAGAGGAGTTTAGACAGAGGGAGATTTATCCTACCCCTCCTGGCTCAGGAGGAGCTCAGGGTGCCTCCTGAGGCTGCTGGGAGGATAATAATGCTTTGGAAAGTAAGAGGACTGTTGAGATTGATGAATCTTTCTGTTTCAATTGATTCAAGAGCCCCAAATGCAGCCAGTCATCTGTTCACAGTTACCTCTCTACTCCCAGCATTGCTCCTGGGCTTTTCACAACCCCTCTGCAGGGTAGACCAGGGCTGCAAGAGGCGAGAGGCTGTGTAATGGGAGCAGCTGACCTCTCACACAATGGCCCTAGAACTCTAGGGCCTGGGAGTAGGGAGACCCTTCAAGGTGTAGTAAGGATGCAGACAGAGACCTCTTCCTCTCATCCCAGTGTCTAAGGGCTTGAGCCCTCTTACACGACACCTGCCTAGCCAGGGACTTCCCAGCTCAAGGCAAATGTGGCCATACTAAATTCTGGTGCTGTGCTGAACATTTTCCAGGGATAATTGAAGAGGAAAGTGAGGTCACTTGATTTGAACACTCAGATTTAAACATCTCCTCTGTCTGCAGCACCCATACCTAACTTCCAAGCTATGCTGTCCCTCTCAGAAATATCTAGAACTTTGTCTTTGGcccctgtctctgtctttcctgtTCTGTGCTCCCTCATTCTCCAATTCAGAGCCAacccattcattcagcaaacattgaCTGAGCACCACAGTGTAACAGGTAACGCTGTGTAAGGTGCTTCTGCCTTGCGTGAGGGAGGACAGGAGGGCACCTCAGTATTCTATCTTTCCTTCACCTTTGCAGATAATCCAAACAACACCTTTCtactaaattataaataaatgataatgaaTAAAACATTGATGCTCCATGCAGGTAGTCAGCAAAGTAGCAAACCTCCAATTGTAACTCCTCAAAAGAagtatttctcaatattttcagTATTCTCGGAGAGAATACTTTCTCTCTGAGAAGTATTTGGGAGACATCAGCTCTGCCCATGGGTGAGATCAGGCTTTCCCAGACCATCTGCTTGCAAAGCAGGCTTCCGCCAGCCTGTCCCTGACTCCAGGCTCACCTGGAGCTGAGAAACTTGAGCAATGGCAGAAAGAAGCTGCCTTTGCTTCTACTTTGGGACCACAAGCCTCTCTATCCAGGAGACCGTTTTAATAGTCTATCTGCCATCAAGGAGACTGAATGATTGCAACAGGTCAACCTCTCTCCTAGGTAAATATGCAAGACTCCTCAAGACTACAGAGTGTGCTGGGTAAGAGTCCATGTGTTCACTGCTCCTTAGCTGTGGGGCTATAAATAAGCCACAGTTAACTTAAGTGAAAATGGAGATATCCGAGCCCAACCTCAAAGAGttatcaagaaaattaaataaatgattctCCATCTTCATCTCCCCATCACTCACCTGTGCACATAACAGCTGCAAAGACCCAGCACTGCCCAAACTTCACAGGCTGCTTGCCCCTGGCTGACCACTGCCGCAGGATGGCTACACTGCCATTCCACTCCAATGGGCTGACACCCCTGGAGTAGTCTTCTCCCCAGTTCCCCTGCAGCACACCGCTGTCATCATTGCTGTTGATCTGCAAAGAACAGACAGGTGGGTTTCCACAGTGCCCTAGGGGAGCTCAGATTGTCCTCAGATGAAGGTGGGAAAGTTTCTCTCCTTACCATGGCACTCACCACCCTGCAGACATACACCGGGTCATTCCGCTGGGAGTAGTCTTTGGATGGGTTCTCTAAGAAGTACAGGCTCTTGTCCAAGATCTCAAAGCATATGTCTATGATGTCCTCTTCAAACTTCCAAGTGATTTcatgggagagaaaagagaaaagtcaaaATGTCTAGCATCCTGAAACTTTGAGTCCATAACACACACTTTTAGGGATGGTGCATATGTGCTAGGGATGGGAGTGGGGTTAAGTATTAGACAGGGTCCTGCCTTCAAAGAGCTTACGATCAAATTGGGAATGTATGAGattcagaattctgaaaaataaacctGTGTGGTTCTGATGGAAAAATCCAAACAGAATTCGGAAGTGAGAGGTCTATTGACCAAGAGATCAGAGAAGGCCATTGGTGCCAGTGGACTTTGAAGGACTAGGTGGACAGGAAGAGAGCAGGGTGGGAATGTTCACCTGAGGTCTTTGAGTTTGGTGGTGCCAAGGATAGGgcttagagatttttatttctagagaacatgagggaagaggaaagatcAGATGGATAAATATAGGGTCggccaggagaggagagggagcagagtGTGGGGATCCCAGGAGAAGCCAGTAGTCTCATAACATacatttataacatatatttgtGAGATATGCTGCAACCCTTTGGCTGCCAAATGCATTGgtgtttttttcagtttcaaaaaaTCATATAAGCTATCACAGTCGGAGAACAGGGCAACTGGTCTTCCTCAGCAAGGACCCCTGCTCTCTCCCCACTACCCTCCTGGTGAGTGTGGATGGGGTTGAAATGTCAGTGGGAGGAAGGCAGAAAGTTTACCAGGCACGGTTGGTGGTTGAGAGTGGAAAAGTTGCTCAGAGCCAAAGATCCCACCCTTTGTACACTGACTGGATATTTGATGTTATTAAAGGAATTACTTGTTCATTTTTCAGTTATGATACTGTATTATGGTTTGGTTTTTCAGAAAGAGTCATCATCTTTTAGAgctataaaaaaaagtattactggATTAAATGATATAGTATCTACAATTTCCTTCCAAAAATTCCAGTGATGAGTTGGGAGTGATGGGGACAGTGGGCAAACTTTTTCTCTAATGAACCAGATAGTAAGTACTTTAGGTTTTGCAAGCTTTGGGGCCTCTGTttcaactactcaactctgccactgtagCATTAACACACCCATAGATGATACTTAAGTGAATGAACATGGCTGTGTTcccataaaatgttatttttggacATCAAGCTTATTGAACTTCATATCATTTGCACATCAAAAcaatttttaggtttttgttccaaaaacttaaaaatatgaaaaccatcCTAACTCATGGACCATTCAAAAACAGTCAGTAGACTATAGTATGTAAAACTCTGGTATAGATGGAATAAGATTCACCATAAATTGCTTACTAATGAAGCTGAGAGATCAGTTCATTTTAGTAGCCTGTCTATTTGGattatgttttaagtttttttatataaaatattaaaaacttgaggggcacctgcctggctcagttggtagagcatgcaactttccATCTCTGggttttaagtttttgttttttttttttaattcttatttatttatgatagtcacacagggagagagagagagaggcagagacacaggcagagggagaagcaggctccatgcaccaggagcccaatgtgggattcgatcccgggtcttcaggatcgcgccctgggccaaaggcaggcgccaaaccactgcaccacccagggatcccctgggttttaagtttgagtcccgtattgggtgtagagattacttttaaatctttaaaaaaaagacaaaaaccttgAAAGatgtctccctttccttccttaccCCTCTTACTGGAGGGGAAATTGGCCAGCACCACACACCCGGACTTTTGTTAGTGGCCCTTTGTGAGCTAATACACAGAGTTGATAAAGAACCAGCTGAGGGAGACCTGCCCCAGATCCACTTTTGGTCACAGTGTTACCTGTCCATAGTTCCAGGGCCAGGCAGTGATGAATCTTTCATGACCCTTGTAAACAAAGCCATAGTCCATCATGATATACTCCTGCAGCAGTATTTCACTTGGCAGGTAGACTTCATCCTCTGAGGGGTTAAGTAGTAGAGGGggcaaaaaagaaacagtaattaAAAGTCAGTAATGATAGTGTCTTGCTGGCTAATAGGAGAAGGAACTGGTTGATGGCAATAGAAATCAAGACTGGACCCCTAAAAGTCTACTGTGCTTTTCTAGAGGCCAGTGTTAGaatctgtactttaaaaataatgactgtcatttccttttaaaaaaatattttatttatttattcatgagagacacacacacagaggcagagacagagaggcagagacataggttagagagagaagcaagctccacgcagggactgggactcgatcctgggtttccaggatcacaccctgggccaaaggtggcactaaacctctaagccaccggggctgcccccaatgACTGTCATTTTCTGATTGTAAAGTGGAAAGCTTATTGTAGAGATTTGGAAAATATGGATGATGGAAAGAAGATAATGAAAATCACTCAGTGCCACTACTCAgagaacccccccacccccgttacAATTTGGTGTATTCTAGCCATTCTTTCTCTCCAcgtatatgtaatataattaggGTCCCCTGTGTTCCATTTGTCTaatctgtttcacttagcatcacaccatgaacattttcatcatgccattaatttttttttttttttgtaaagatggATTTAGTGTGAGCACATGGTAGTATATGGCATAGATAGGCAGCTTTCATCTTCTGGGC
This region of Canis lupus baileyi chromosome 32, mCanLup2.hap1, whole genome shotgun sequence genomic DNA includes:
- the TGM7 gene encoding protein-glutamine gamma-glutamyltransferase Z isoform X2 — its product is MMDYGFVYKGHERFITAWPWNYGQFEEDIIDICFEILDKSLYFLENPSKDYSQRNDPVYVCRVVSAMINSNDDSGVLQGNWGEDYSRGVSPLEWNGSVAILRQWSARGKQPVKFGQCWVFAAVMCTVMRCLGVPTRVVSNFRSAHNMDGNLTIDTYFDQNAEMLPIQKRDKIWNFHVWNECWMIRKDLPPGYNGWQVLDPTPQQTSNGLFCCGPASVKAVREGEVHLPYDTPFVYAEVNADEVIWLFRNGQAQEILVHNTSSIGKEISTKMVGSDQRQNITGSYKYPEGSPEERSVFMKASRKMLSPRRASSPFLDLLGSRGSQDQPAQLQLHLAKTPEWGHDLMLKLHARRVPDRVHPRGPIRLVVRFSAQALLHQGDTREPLWRQTVHLDLDFGEEIQWPLLLPYENYRNKLTDEKLIRVSGIAKVEDTGRSMLVLKDISLEPPHLSIEVSKRAEVGKALRVHITLTNTLTVALSNCMMVLEGSGLIDGQIYNNIGTLVAGHTIQIQLDLYPIKTGPRQLQVLISSNEIKEIKGYKDIFVAASRAS
- the TGM7 gene encoding protein-glutamine gamma-glutamyltransferase Z isoform X1 translates to MGLKRLIVRRGQSFVLQLHFNRSFHFGKDYLTFVAETGPAPMELLGTRATFSLTQARKGNVWSASDFTTDTNSLLVSFFTPASAVIGPYTLKIEISQGQGHSVAHPVGTFILLFNPWNAEDEVYLPSEILLQEYIMMDYGFVYKGHERFITAWPWNYGQFEEDIIDICFEILDKSLYFLENPSKDYSQRNDPVYVCRVVSAMINSNDDSGVLQGNWGEDYSRGVSPLEWNGSVAILRQWSARGKQPVKFGQCWVFAAVMCTVMRCLGVPTRVVSNFRSAHNMDGNLTIDTYFDQNAEMLPIQKRDKIWNFHVWNECWMIRKDLPPGYNGWQVLDPTPQQTSNGLFCCGPASVKAVREGEVHLPYDTPFVYAEVNADEVIWLFRNGQAQEILVHNTSSIGKEISTKMVGSDQRQNITGSYKYPEGSPEERSVFMKASRKMLSPRRASSPFLDLLGSRGSQDQPAQLQLHLAKTPEWGHDLMLKLHARRVPDRVHPRGPIRLVVRFSAQALLHQGDTREPLWRQTVHLDLDFGEEIQWPLLLPYENYRNKLTDEKLIRVSGIAKVEDTGRSMLVLKDISLEPPHLSIEVSKRAEVGKALRVHITLTNTLTVALSNCMMVLEGSGLIDGQIYNNIGTLVAGHTIQIQLDLYPIKTGPRQLQVLISSNEIKEIKGYKDIFVAASRAS